Proteins co-encoded in one Haladaptatus sp. ZSTT2 genomic window:
- a CDS encoding DNA polymerase domain-containing protein, which produces MTFTIDFLGDEVVEWRKTPDTVEATRVTEYRPRLYVAGPVDAREWLEARLRTDPKVAHIATEQWRLDLLADAPDSVLRVDVERIDDVQPLARELRHTHERGRFAPGTFRLFNVDFAPQFRYCLERGIDPTPKYPLSTFSIRLSEKALADGDLSHITLNGEDVKGAESAVLQALRHRLDGDDPDVLVVSNGDVIPLLGRKADDLDVSLSLGRLPGWSQLAGENTYQSYGQVGFSAARDNVPGRVVLDISNSFLWSKSNLDGLLDLVSRSWRPFQETGWGSIGTILTSVQIREALARGVLIPWNKWDPEGFKDVRTLHAADRGGFIFEPRVGLHENVYEVDFASLYPTIICRHNISPETVCCSCDREHTVVPELGYELCDRPGFLPATLQPILDDRAQFKARLAANPPEAERASLEARVSALKWILVTCFGYQGYRNAKFGRIECHEAIKAYARDILLRSKVHLEEVGWEIVHGIVDSLSCSTRSTDTATQQPSATASVSTSACFAAVT; this is translated from the coding sequence ATGACGTTCACCATCGACTTCCTCGGAGACGAGGTAGTCGAGTGGCGAAAAACTCCTGACACTGTCGAGGCAACGCGAGTCACTGAGTATCGACCACGCCTCTACGTGGCTGGCCCGGTAGACGCCCGCGAGTGGCTGGAAGCACGCCTCCGCACCGACCCAAAAGTTGCGCACATCGCCACCGAGCAGTGGCGGCTCGACTTACTCGCGGACGCTCCCGACTCCGTGCTCCGCGTCGATGTCGAACGAATCGACGACGTCCAACCGCTCGCCCGTGAACTGCGCCACACCCACGAACGCGGGCGGTTCGCCCCCGGGACGTTCCGGCTGTTCAACGTCGATTTCGCCCCGCAGTTTCGCTACTGTTTGGAGCGGGGAATCGACCCGACACCCAAGTACCCACTTTCGACGTTCTCGATTCGTCTCTCTGAAAAGGCGCTCGCAGACGGTGACCTCTCACACATCACGCTCAACGGTGAGGACGTGAAAGGGGCGGAATCCGCGGTGTTACAGGCACTTCGCCACCGTCTCGACGGTGACGACCCGGACGTGCTCGTCGTGAGTAACGGCGACGTGATTCCCCTCCTCGGGCGGAAAGCAGACGACCTCGACGTGTCGCTCTCGCTCGGCCGCTTGCCCGGCTGGTCGCAGCTCGCGGGCGAAAACACCTATCAGAGCTACGGGCAGGTCGGCTTCTCTGCGGCCAGAGACAACGTCCCCGGCCGGGTCGTCCTCGACATCTCGAACAGCTTTCTCTGGTCGAAATCGAATCTCGATGGGTTGCTCGACCTCGTCTCCCGGTCGTGGCGACCCTTTCAGGAGACTGGCTGGGGAAGCATTGGAACCATTCTCACGTCCGTCCAGATTCGGGAAGCGCTTGCTCGCGGCGTTCTCATCCCGTGGAACAAGTGGGACCCAGAGGGGTTCAAAGACGTGCGCACCCTCCACGCCGCAGACCGCGGCGGGTTCATCTTCGAACCACGGGTCGGCCTCCACGAGAACGTCTACGAGGTGGACTTTGCCTCCCTCTATCCCACCATCATCTGTCGGCACAACATCAGTCCGGAGACGGTGTGTTGTTCTTGCGACCGTGAGCACACAGTCGTTCCTGAACTCGGCTACGAACTCTGTGACCGCCCGGGCTTTCTCCCGGCGACCCTCCAGCCGATTTTGGACGACCGGGCACAGTTCAAAGCCCGCCTCGCGGCAAACCCGCCCGAGGCAGAACGCGCCTCGCTTGAAGCGCGTGTCAGCGCGCTCAAGTGGATTCTCGTCACGTGCTTTGGCTATCAGGGCTACCGAAACGCCAAATTCGGGCGCATCGAGTGCCACGAAGCCATCAAAGCCTACGCCCGCGACATCCTCCTCCGGTCGAAGGTTCACCTCGAAGAGGTCGGGTGGGAAATCGTCCACGGTATCGTTGATAGCCTCTCCTGCTCGACACGCTCGACAGATACCGCGACGCAGCAACCGTCTGCGACCGCCTCCGTCAGCACCTCCGCGTGCTTCGCCGCGGTGACGTAG
- a CDS encoding DUF7563 family protein has translation MPTCTNCDAHISKRFAQVFADSRGRILACPRCSANAGIAEAARIRGQRA, from the coding sequence ATGCCAACCTGCACTAACTGCGATGCGCACATCTCGAAACGATTCGCACAGGTATTCGCCGACTCCCGTGGTCGGATACTCGCGTGTCCCCGTTGTTCAGCGAATGCCGGAATTGCAGAAGCTGCACGAATCCGTGGTCAACGGGCCTGA
- a CDS encoding CopG family ribbon-helix-helix protein, which yields MTVVSVSMPDELLERIDSFSEEHGYTGRSEVIREASRNLLGEFEDKRLEDRDLMGVVTVLFKFQTTSVEEKMMRLRHEHEELVASNFHSHVGDHYCMELFILEGSLATISTFVGKIRATKDILTVDYSVIPVDEFGAFANLE from the coding sequence ATGACTGTTGTCAGCGTCTCCATGCCGGACGAACTGTTAGAGCGAATCGACTCTTTTTCCGAAGAGCACGGCTACACCGGCCGCAGTGAGGTCATCCGCGAGGCGAGTCGCAACCTGCTCGGCGAGTTCGAGGACAAACGCTTAGAAGACCGCGACTTGATGGGCGTCGTCACGGTGTTGTTCAAGTTCCAGACGACGAGCGTCGAAGAGAAGATGATGCGCCTGCGCCACGAACACGAAGAACTCGTCGCCTCCAATTTCCACAGCCACGTTGGCGACCACTACTGCATGGAACTGTTCATCCTCGAAGGCTCGCTCGCAACCATCTCGACGTTCGTCGGGAAGATTCGCGCCACCAAAGACATCCTCACCGTCGATTACTCCGTGATTCCGGTCGATGAGTTCGGCGCGTTTGCGAATCTCGAATAA
- a CDS encoding CapA family protein, whose product MASTRRLGLLGDVMLGRLVDERQRWLSPSAVWGDLFSQLTDLDGLVCNLECCLSTNGMPWSKTYRPFHFRADPTWAIPALTAAEVSAVSLANNHILDFGPVALGDTVDHLDRARIAHAGAGRNLDTALEPAIFTMRGVRVAMVSLTDNTPEYAADHDKYGTAWVDVDHRHGPTRERVRDILSRARERNPQVVVAALHWGPNMTTEPPAHFIEFAHWLVEEGVDIVYGHSAHLFHGVEVYEGSLILYDTGDFVDDYAVDTHLHNDHSFLFEVTLSPDGVDEVRLTPTEIYDFAVHRARPEAAAWCRETMKNRSAPFGTEFEREGAALVLRI is encoded by the coding sequence ATGGCATCGACTCGTCGGCTTGGGCTTTTGGGCGACGTCATGCTCGGACGGCTCGTAGACGAGCGCCAGCGGTGGCTGTCGCCGTCCGCCGTGTGGGGCGACCTCTTCTCGCAGCTCACCGACCTAGACGGCCTCGTCTGCAACCTCGAATGCTGTCTCTCTACGAACGGGATGCCGTGGTCGAAAACCTACAGGCCGTTCCACTTCCGCGCAGACCCAACGTGGGCGATTCCCGCACTCACCGCCGCCGAGGTTTCTGCAGTGAGCCTCGCGAACAACCACATCCTCGACTTCGGCCCCGTTGCGCTTGGAGATACCGTAGACCACCTCGACCGCGCTCGCATCGCCCACGCCGGGGCGGGCCGCAACCTCGACACGGCGCTCGAACCAGCCATCTTCACCATGCGTGGCGTTCGCGTCGCCATGGTCTCGCTCACCGACAACACGCCCGAGTACGCCGCAGACCACGACAAGTACGGCACGGCGTGGGTGGACGTAGATCACCGCCACGGCCCGACCCGAGAGCGGGTTCGTGACATTCTCTCGCGTGCGCGAGAACGCAACCCACAGGTCGTCGTCGCCGCGCTCCACTGGGGGCCGAACATGACGACCGAGCCACCGGCCCACTTCATCGAGTTCGCTCACTGGCTCGTCGAGGAAGGTGTGGACATCGTGTACGGTCACTCTGCCCACCTGTTCCACGGCGTCGAGGTGTACGAAGGTAGTCTTATCCTCTACGACACGGGCGATTTCGTGGATGACTACGCGGTGGATACGCACCTCCACAACGACCACTCCTTCCTCTTCGAGGTGACGCTCAGTCCCGATGGCGTGGACGAAGTACGACTGACGCCGACCGAAATCTACGACTTCGCGGTCCACCGCGCCCGCCCTGAAGCCGCAGCGTGGTGTCGGGAGACGATGAAAAATCGGTCTGCGCCCTTTGGTACTGAGTTTGAGCGCGAGGGAGCTGCGTTGGTGCTCAGAATTTAG
- a CDS encoding secondary thiamine-phosphate synthase enzyme YjbQ codes for MRLSVETTARVELVDLTDRISGEISPDETGVCTVFLQHTSAGLLIQENESRLKGDLVGLLESLVPTGGGYGHDELDNNADSHLRAALLDSSLSIPVVDGKLQLGTWQSVFLVELDGPRTRSVLVTVT; via the coding sequence ATGCGTCTCAGCGTCGAAACCACAGCCCGCGTCGAACTCGTTGACCTCACCGACCGCATTTCCGGTGAAATTTCGCCAGATGAGACCGGTGTGTGTACCGTCTTTCTCCAGCACACCTCCGCTGGCTTGCTCATCCAAGAGAACGAATCGCGGCTCAAAGGCGACCTCGTCGGACTGCTGGAATCGCTGGTTCCGACGGGCGGGGGGTACGGCCACGACGAACTAGACAATAATGCAGACTCCCACCTCCGGGCCGCCTTGCTCGACAGCAGCCTCTCGATTCCCGTGGTAGATGGAAAACTGCAACTTGGGACGTGGCAGTCTGTGTTCCTCGTTGAGTTGGATGGCCCGCGCACGCGAAGCGTTCTCGTCACCGTCACCTAA
- a CDS encoding 7-carboxy-7-deazaguanine synthase QueE produces MPVNAETPTRDGPEDGDGLPINELFYSLQGEGKLAGVPSVFIRTSGCNLRCWFCDSYHTSWEPTHAWMSVDEIVEAVSEHTEADHVVLTGGEPLIHETAVTLLERLATAGYHTTVETNGTIFRDAPIDLASVSPKLASSTPTPERDPKGDGEWEARHEEARIDISELSQFVATYDTQLKFVVTGPDDMAEITDIVAAVRATGASLADDDVLLMPEGQTREALDETRKRTADLAMEYGFRYTPRLHVDLWNDAPGT; encoded by the coding sequence ATGCCAGTCAACGCAGAAACGCCAACACGCGACGGCCCGGAAGACGGCGATGGCCTGCCAATCAACGAACTGTTCTACTCACTGCAAGGCGAAGGCAAACTCGCCGGTGTCCCCTCCGTGTTCATCCGCACGAGTGGCTGTAACCTCCGGTGTTGGTTCTGTGATTCGTATCACACCTCGTGGGAGCCAACCCACGCGTGGATGTCCGTCGATGAAATCGTCGAGGCGGTTTCAGAACACACCGAAGCAGACCACGTCGTCCTCACGGGCGGCGAACCGCTGATTCACGAGACGGCTGTTACGCTGCTCGAACGCCTTGCCACAGCGGGCTATCACACCACCGTCGAGACGAACGGGACGATTTTCCGCGACGCACCAATCGACCTCGCGAGCGTAAGTCCAAAACTCGCCTCCAGTACGCCAACGCCGGAACGCGACCCGAAAGGCGACGGCGAGTGGGAAGCCCGCCACGAGGAGGCCCGCATCGACATCTCTGAACTGTCTCAGTTCGTCGCCACCTACGACACGCAGCTCAAATTCGTCGTTACCGGCCCCGACGACATGGCCGAAATCACGGACATCGTCGCGGCCGTTCGCGCGACTGGCGCGTCGCTCGCGGACGATGACGTGTTGTTGATGCCCGAAGGCCAAACCCGTGAGGCTTTAGACGAGACGCGCAAACGAACGGCTGACCTGGCGATGGAGTACGGTTTCCGCTATACCCCCCGCCTCCACGTCGACCTCTGGAACGACGCCCCCGGAACTTGA
- the queC gene encoding 7-cyano-7-deazaguanine synthase QueC, translating into MSQPKAVVLVSGGMDSATAAAEAKSRGYDLYFLHTSYGQRTEGKEYECARQLAEEFDAADFLHIETSHLAQIGASALTDEGIDVADADLDSEEIPDTYVPFRNANLLSMAVSYAEANECAAVFIGAHSEDFAGYPDCRPEFFEAFQAVADVGTKPDTHISLEAPFVEWTKTEIAAHGVSLDVPFEHTWSCYKEDAPACGVCDSCAIRLRAFEDVGVRDPIEYAERPSYRT; encoded by the coding sequence ATGAGCCAGCCAAAGGCGGTCGTCCTCGTCTCCGGCGGGATGGACAGCGCCACCGCCGCCGCAGAAGCGAAATCGCGAGGCTACGACCTTTACTTCTTGCACACCTCCTACGGCCAGCGCACCGAAGGAAAGGAGTACGAGTGCGCCCGGCAGTTGGCCGAGGAGTTCGACGCGGCCGACTTCCTCCATATCGAAACAAGCCACCTCGCCCAGATTGGCGCGTCCGCGCTCACCGACGAGGGCATCGACGTGGCCGACGCCGACTTAGACAGCGAGGAAATTCCGGACACGTACGTTCCGTTCCGGAATGCGAACCTGCTCTCGATGGCCGTCTCCTACGCCGAAGCGAACGAGTGTGCGGCCGTGTTCATCGGCGCACACAGCGAGGACTTCGCGGGCTACCCCGACTGCCGTCCCGAGTTCTTTGAGGCGTTTCAGGCCGTCGCAGACGTGGGCACCAAACCGGACACCCACATCTCGCTCGAAGCGCCGTTCGTCGAGTGGACGAAAACGGAGATTGCGGCCCACGGCGTCTCACTCGACGTGCCGTTCGAGCACACATGGAGCTGTTATAAGGAAGACGCACCTGCGTGTGGCGTCTGTGATTCGTGTGCCATCCGGCTCAGAGCGTTCGAGGATGTCGGTGTCCGCGACCCAATCGAGTACGCAGAGCGGCCGTCCTACAGAACGTAG
- a CDS encoding 6-pyruvoyl trahydropterin synthase family protein → MLSRTSERDDLSLTERVHELRIGHDSPIRISSGHRLLHHDGKCSRPHGHNYEISVTVRGNLTEDGWVVDKGDVTSVIDDWDHRFLLQDGDPLIEAFKASGDGDALVVFDHPPTAEVMGIILEQRLLAELPDNVADVSVLVRETSELCGVTC, encoded by the coding sequence ATGCTCTCAAGAACCTCGGAGCGCGATGACCTGTCGCTTACCGAGCGCGTCCACGAACTCAGAATCGGCCACGACAGCCCGATTCGTATCAGCAGTGGACACCGACTGCTGCACCACGACGGCAAGTGCAGCCGTCCACACGGCCACAACTACGAGATCTCCGTTACTGTTCGCGGCAACCTGACCGAGGACGGCTGGGTGGTGGACAAAGGTGACGTCACCAGCGTCATCGACGACTGGGATCACCGCTTTCTGCTCCAAGACGGCGACCCGCTCATCGAGGCGTTCAAAGCCTCGGGTGACGGCGACGCGCTCGTCGTCTTCGACCACCCGCCGACCGCCGAAGTGATGGGCATCATCTTAGAACAGCGCCTGCTCGCAGAACTCCCCGACAACGTCGCGGACGTCTCCGTGCTGGTTCGTGAGACGAGCGAACTCTGTGGCGTGACCTGCTGA
- the folE gene encoding GTP cyclohydrolase I, which translates to MTDATLIPETESTYDHEKARRAVRMLLEAVGADPDRDGLVDTWERRVPDAFETLTEGFRTEEKPTMRTFPAERSGLVIKTAIPVYSLCEHHLLPFYGTAHIAYRPGEEVVGLSKLTRYVRWQSRKLSMQERLTREIADGLQAELDAEAVLVEISASHMCEAMRGVETETETRTNVAVGEPTDQERTQFQNAIDRAEGSR; encoded by the coding sequence ATGACTGACGCTACCCTTATCCCCGAGACGGAATCGACCTACGATCACGAGAAGGCGCGGCGAGCGGTTCGCATGCTGCTAGAAGCCGTCGGCGCAGACCCCGACCGAGACGGGCTGGTCGATACGTGGGAACGCCGCGTTCCCGACGCCTTCGAGACGCTCACCGAGGGCTTCCGAACCGAAGAAAAGCCGACGATGCGCACCTTTCCCGCAGAGAGGTCCGGTCTCGTCATCAAGACGGCAATTCCGGTCTACAGCCTCTGTGAACACCACCTCCTGCCGTTTTACGGGACGGCCCACATCGCCTACCGTCCCGGTGAGGAGGTCGTTGGCCTCTCGAAGCTCACGCGCTACGTGCGCTGGCAGTCGCGAAAGCTCTCGATGCAAGAGCGCCTCACCCGCGAGATTGCAGACGGCTTGCAGGCAGAACTCGACGCAGAGGCGGTACTGGTCGAGATTTCGGCGAGCCACATGTGCGAGGCCATGCGCGGCGTCGAAACCGAGACTGAGACGCGCACGAACGTTGCCGTTGGTGAGCCAACCGACCAAGAGCGCACTCAGTTCCAGAACGCCATCGACCGGGCGGAGGGGTCACGATGA
- a CDS encoding bacterio-opsin activator domain-containing protein produces the protein MGTQDGSRLCVLYVGREETADAVATALKRDVEAVRVVTSETDVLAALSPAIDCVITEAPLADDDTETVVQTVNEFDQHLPLIVYSHGASEALASHVTAIGVTKYRLAAETDVEELAADALAAVRAYRTRFETPTDELSLKERAMNEAPVGIAISDATQPDNPLSYVNDSFVEMTGYTESEILGRNCRFLQGDDSDQAAVTAMREAIAAEEEVVVEVKNYRKNGELFWNRVNIAPIRDSDGEVRYFVGFQNDVTARKEAELALAREREHLAALLDRVQGLVQDVTQTLVRSVNREEIEETVCKQLASADPYVYAWVGEVDVGTDEVAPTQWSGEALVSVGDIGVDLNDPAAANNPTARAVKTGTMQTARVGVRGFGRGYPTRVTEVAAIPLVYDDVTYGVLTVCTDRDGVFNNRERVILESVGRAVASGINSLESKKIITADNIVEIELEFESQALFFVDIAAKTGAELDFKQAMYQPDDSLVLFFTASGADPEAVAEAATECREIAAVQLVASDDDESLFELTLAGESIVTDLANYGAKTQEITAYDAGGRMKIELPQEANVRQLVELMKQEYPGTELVSYHEHHRRPTTKQEFVGSLKERLTERQLSTLQRAYVAGFFDWPRPVNGDDLATAMGVSRSTFHEHLRAAERKLCAELFERPTEPRLVRE, from the coding sequence ATGGGTACTCAGGACGGTTCGCGGCTGTGCGTGCTCTACGTCGGGCGCGAGGAAACCGCGGACGCGGTGGCGACAGCCCTCAAACGGGACGTAGAAGCAGTGCGCGTCGTGACCTCCGAAACCGACGTTTTAGCGGCACTCTCTCCTGCGATAGATTGCGTGATTACGGAAGCACCGTTGGCAGACGACGACACGGAAACGGTCGTCCAGACGGTAAACGAATTCGACCAGCACCTCCCGCTCATCGTCTACTCACACGGCGCGAGTGAGGCGCTTGCGAGCCACGTCACCGCGATTGGCGTCACGAAGTATCGACTCGCGGCAGAGACGGACGTAGAAGAACTGGCAGCCGACGCACTCGCGGCGGTGCGGGCCTACCGAACGCGCTTCGAGACGCCCACGGACGAACTCAGCTTGAAAGAGCGGGCGATGAACGAAGCGCCGGTCGGTATCGCCATCTCGGATGCGACTCAGCCGGACAATCCGCTGAGCTACGTAAACGATTCGTTCGTCGAGATGACGGGCTACACCGAGTCGGAAATCCTCGGGCGAAACTGCCGATTTCTGCAAGGAGACGACTCAGATCAAGCAGCCGTGACGGCCATGCGCGAGGCCATCGCCGCAGAAGAGGAGGTCGTCGTCGAGGTGAAAAACTACCGCAAGAACGGCGAGCTGTTCTGGAATCGCGTAAACATCGCGCCGATTCGAGATTCGGACGGCGAGGTGCGCTACTTCGTGGGCTTCCAGAACGACGTGACCGCACGAAAGGAGGCCGAACTCGCGCTTGCGAGAGAACGCGAGCATTTGGCAGCCCTCCTCGACCGCGTCCAAGGTCTCGTCCAAGACGTGACCCAGACGCTCGTGCGGTCGGTGAACCGCGAGGAGATAGAGGAGACAGTCTGTAAGCAGTTGGCGAGCGCAGACCCCTACGTCTACGCGTGGGTGGGCGAGGTCGATGTGGGAACCGATGAAGTCGCCCCGACGCAGTGGTCGGGCGAAGCGCTCGTCTCGGTGGGCGACATCGGCGTCGATTTGAACGACCCTGCGGCGGCGAACAATCCGACCGCCCGCGCCGTCAAAACCGGAACCATGCAGACCGCCCGCGTGGGCGTTCGCGGCTTCGGGCGGGGCTACCCAACCCGCGTTACCGAAGTGGCGGCCATCCCACTCGTCTACGACGACGTGACCTACGGCGTGCTCACGGTGTGTACTGACCGTGATGGCGTGTTCAACAACCGAGAACGCGTCATCCTCGAATCCGTGGGTCGCGCCGTCGCAAGCGGCATCAACTCACTCGAAAGCAAGAAAATCATCACCGCGGACAACATCGTGGAAATCGAGTTGGAGTTCGAGAGTCAGGCACTCTTTTTCGTGGACATCGCGGCGAAAACCGGCGCGGAACTCGACTTCAAGCAAGCGATGTACCAGCCAGACGACTCGCTCGTGTTGTTCTTCACCGCGAGCGGGGCAGACCCGGAAGCGGTGGCCGAAGCCGCCACAGAATGTCGAGAGATTGCGGCGGTACAACTCGTCGCCTCAGACGACGACGAGAGCCTGTTCGAACTCACGCTCGCAGGCGAGTCAATCGTGACCGACCTCGCCAACTACGGCGCAAAAACGCAGGAGATCACCGCCTACGACGCGGGTGGGCGAATGAAAATCGAGTTACCACAGGAGGCAAACGTCCGCCAGCTCGTCGAGTTGATGAAACAGGAGTATCCCGGCACCGAACTCGTGAGCTACCACGAACACCACCGCAGACCAACGACGAAACAGGAGTTTGTGGGGTCGCTCAAAGAGCGGCTCACCGAACGCCAACTTTCGACGCTCCAGCGGGCGTACGTCGCGGGCTTTTTCGACTGGCCTCGGCCGGTAAACGGCGACGACCTCGCCACCGCGATGGGCGTCTCGCGGTCGACGTTCCACGAGCATCTGCGCGCCGCAGAGCGGAAACTGTGTGCCGAACTGTTCGAGCGTCCAACAGAACCCCGACTAGTGAGGGAGTGA
- a CDS encoding winged helix-turn-helix transcriptional regulator, with protein MNDETAPLAVWCAGEEWCPITSTATILGKKWHPVIIHRLLKHGPSGFNALKDAVDGISAKVLSDSLENLEEYGLVNRAVISEKPFRVEYSLTPRGKSLEPIIIAMQDWGKEHLMPADEPAQ; from the coding sequence ATGAACGATGAAACAGCCCCACTCGCCGTCTGGTGTGCAGGCGAGGAGTGGTGTCCAATCACCTCGACGGCGACGATTCTTGGGAAAAAGTGGCACCCGGTCATCATCCACCGTTTGCTGAAACACGGCCCGTCTGGGTTCAACGCGCTCAAAGACGCCGTCGATGGCATCTCCGCAAAAGTGCTTTCGGACAGCCTCGAAAACTTAGAGGAGTACGGCTTGGTCAACCGGGCGGTCATCAGCGAAAAACCGTTTCGCGTCGAATACTCGCTGACTCCCCGTGGCAAGTCGCTCGAACCCATCATCATCGCCATGCAAGACTGGGGGAAAGAACACCTCATGCCGGCAGACGAACCGGCACAGTAG
- a CDS encoding metal ABC transporter permease, translating into MTLRTLVVLSVATDLLNWTLDGVGEGMCALTDPFGIEMLCLPFMQRAFIAGVAIGVVAPLIGSFLVHRQLSLIGETLAHTAFAGVAIGLFLSSTLAIAISPYLTALVVAVIAALLIQIISEYTDAYGDVSMAIVLAGGFALGTVIITATGGIAVSINQYLFGSLSTVTRESTGILVALSFVVCAVIALTYRHLLFITFDETAARVASLNVRGYNRLLVVLTAVVVVAAMQLMGVILVAAMLVVPVATAAQIARSFKQSVWYSILVAEFAVVVGITLSYVYDLATGGVIVLVAIAVYAGTVVVGKLSATRRHA; encoded by the coding sequence ATGACCCTCCGCACCCTCGTCGTACTCTCGGTTGCAACTGACCTGCTCAACTGGACGCTCGACGGCGTTGGCGAGGGGATGTGCGCGCTCACCGACCCGTTCGGCATCGAGATGCTCTGTCTTCCGTTCATGCAGCGGGCATTCATCGCGGGCGTCGCAATCGGCGTCGTCGCGCCGCTCATCGGGTCGTTTCTCGTCCATCGCCAACTCTCGCTCATCGGTGAAACCCTCGCACACACCGCGTTTGCGGGCGTCGCCATCGGCCTGTTTCTCAGTTCAACGCTCGCCATCGCCATCTCGCCGTATCTGACCGCGCTCGTTGTCGCGGTGATTGCGGCGTTGCTCATCCAAATCATCTCCGAGTACACCGACGCCTACGGCGACGTGTCCATGGCCATCGTGTTGGCCGGGGGATTCGCCCTCGGGACGGTCATCATCACCGCAACCGGCGGCATCGCGGTGAGCATCAATCAGTATCTGTTCGGGAGTCTCTCGACGGTCACCCGCGAGAGCACTGGGATACTCGTGGCGCTGAGTTTCGTCGTCTGCGCCGTCATCGCGCTCACCTACCGCCACCTGCTGTTCATCACGTTCGACGAGACGGCCGCGCGGGTAGCCAGTCTGAACGTGCGTGGCTACAATCGCCTGCTCGTGGTGCTCACCGCGGTCGTTGTCGTCGCGGCGATGCAACTCATGGGCGTGATTCTCGTCGCCGCGATGCTCGTCGTCCCGGTCGCAACCGCCGCACAAATCGCCCGCAGCTTCAAGCAGTCGGTCTGGTATTCGATTCTCGTAGCCGAGTTTGCGGTGGTCGTCGGCATCACCCTCTCGTACGTTTACGACCTCGCCACAGGCGGGGTCATCGTGCTCGTCGCAATCGCGGTGTACGCAGGCACGGTCGTCGTCGGAAAACTCAGTGCGACACGACGGCACGCGTAG
- a CDS encoding YbhB/YbcL family Raf kinase inhibitor-like protein → MTTFTLTSSAFADSEPIPRKYGYKAENVNPPLSIAGVPEGTQSLALVMDDPDAMEPARKVWDHWVVWNVAPTMTEISEGWNQAGATVGKNSFGESGYGGPSPPDKAHTYRFFAYALDKTLSLEAGATKADLQSAMEGHVLAESLLTGTYAP, encoded by the coding sequence ATGACGACGTTTACACTGACCAGTTCGGCGTTCGCAGATAGTGAACCGATTCCACGAAAGTACGGCTACAAAGCAGAAAATGTGAACCCGCCGCTCTCGATTGCGGGCGTGCCCGAGGGGACACAGTCGCTCGCGCTCGTTATGGACGACCCGGACGCGATGGAGCCTGCGAGAAAGGTGTGGGACCACTGGGTGGTCTGGAACGTAGCCCCGACGATGACCGAGATTTCGGAGGGGTGGAATCAGGCGGGCGCGACAGTAGGAAAGAACAGTTTTGGCGAGTCGGGCTATGGCGGGCCGAGTCCACCGGACAAAGCACACACCTACCGGTTTTTCGCCTACGCGCTCGACAAGACGCTCTCGCTCGAAGCGGGCGCGACGAAAGCCGACCTGCAATCCGCGATGGAGGGGCACGTCCTCGCAGAGTCGTTGCTGACTGGCACCTACGCGCCATGA